In Syntrophorhabdaceae bacterium, the following proteins share a genomic window:
- a CDS encoding radical SAM protein — translation MKVHSIFESINGEVTAAYQGSICTFVRLAGCNLRCSWCDTPFAADIWSGYDMSKEEIFQEIVKIGNRNITITGGEPLSQKKELIELIDYINEKDSGVYKIAIETNGAFNVEKVIDRQVFCIVMDYKLPSSGMEKFMNLNNFNALENPDFVKFVIADRKDFDRAIEISSQIKKSGFIGRFAFSPCHGNIEVPELFKWLKEAQFDEAIINLQLHKIIDMP, via the coding sequence ATGAAGGTACATAGTATTTTTGAATCAATTAATGGAGAAGTTACAGCCGCTTATCAAGGAAGCATTTGCACATTTGTTCGGTTAGCTGGTTGCAATTTGCGGTGTTCTTGGTGTGATACTCCTTTTGCGGCTGATATTTGGTCTGGATATGATATGTCCAAAGAAGAAATCTTTCAAGAAATAGTAAAAATAGGCAATAGAAATATTACAATTACAGGTGGCGAACCGCTATCGCAGAAAAAAGAATTGATCGAATTAATAGATTATATTAATGAAAAAGATTCAGGAGTATATAAAATTGCTATTGAAACTAACGGCGCATTCAATGTAGAAAAGGTAATAGATCGTCAGGTTTTTTGTATTGTTATGGATTATAAACTTCCTTCATCAGGGATGGAAAAGTTTATGAACCTTAATAATTTTAATGCTTTAGAAAATCCTGATTTTGTTAAATTTGTTATAGCCGATAGAAAGGATTTTGATCGAGCCATAGAAATAAGCAGTCAAATCAAGAAATCAGGATTTATAGGTCGTTTTGCTTTCTCCCCTTGTCATGGGAATATAGAAGTTCCTGAACTATTTAAATGGTTAAAAGAAGCGCAATTTGATGAAGCAATTATCAATCTCCAGTTGCATAAAATAATTGATATGCCTTAA
- a CDS encoding 6-carboxytetrahydropterin synthase — AGHKLPDYDGPCSNDHGHSYKLEIEVEGSTDGSGMIIDFAKLKDIVNDRIISMLDHSWLNNILFIPTAENLTIWISANLAPAICKEGKELIRVRLWETSTSYCEWKA; from the coding sequence AGCTGGTCATAAACTGCCTGATTATGATGGCCCATGTTCAAATGATCATGGACATAGTTATAAGTTAGAAATAGAAGTAGAAGGTTCAACTGATGGTTCAGGAATGATTATTGATTTTGCTAAATTGAAGGATATCGTAAATGATAGAATTATTTCCATGCTTGATCATTCTTGGCTTAACAATATTCTTTTTATTCCAACAGCAGAAAATTTAACTATTTGGATATCGGCTAATTTGGCACCAGCCATTTGCAAAGAAGGAAAAGAATTAATTAGAGTAAGACTTTGGGAAACATCGACTTCTTATTGTGAGTGGAAAGCATAA